A window of the Peromyscus leucopus breed LL Stock chromosome 22, UCI_PerLeu_2.1, whole genome shotgun sequence genome harbors these coding sequences:
- the Zbtb7a gene encoding LOW QUALITY PROTEIN: zinc finger and BTB domain-containing protein 7A (The sequence of the model RefSeq protein was modified relative to this genomic sequence to represent the inferred CDS: inserted 9 bases in 8 codons), whose product MRGLARAGPGAGEVTGGPRSGVICIALPPARVGIGRAAAEGGAGPGSASPAGARSRQPAAAIVTVAGARAPPGKEVSARKMAGGVDGPIGIPFPDHSSDILSGLNEQRTQGLLCDVVILVEGREFPTHRSVLAACSQYFKKLFTSGAVVDQQNVYEIDFVSAEALTALMDFAYTATLTVSTANVGDILSAARLLEIPAVSHVCADLLERQILAADDAGDAGQPDGXGPTDQRNLLRAKEYLEFFRSNPXNSLPPAAFPWSGFGXPEDDLDATKDAVAAAVAAVAAXDCNGLDFYGPGPPAERPPAGDGXRGDSTPGLWPERDEDAPAGXLFPPPAAPPATTQNGHYGRAGXAEEETAALSEAXPEPGDSPGFLSGAAEGEDGDTADVDGLAASTLLQQMMSSVGRAGDSDEESRADDKGVMDYYLKYFSGAHEGDVYPAWSQKGEKKIRAKAFQKCPICEKVIQGAGKLPRHIRTHTGEKPYECNICKVRFTRQDKLKVHMRKHTGEKPYLCQQCGAAFAHNYDLKNHMRVHTGLRPYQCDSCCKTFVRSDHLHRHLKKDGCNGVPSRRGRKPRVRGVPPDVPAGAAAPPGLPDTPRNGQEKHFKDEEEDEDEASPDGPGRLNVAGSVGVGGGDGTGGPTVAAPEGNFAT is encoded by the exons ATGCGCGGCCTGGCGCGGGCCGGGCCGGGCGCGGGGGAGGTGACGGGCGGACCCAGATCCGGGGTAATTTGCATCGCCCTCCCCCCAGCCCGGGTGGGGATTGGCCGGGCGGCCGCGGAGGGTGGCGCGGGGCCGGGCTCAGCGTCGCCCGCCGGGGCTCGGAGCCGCCAGCCCGCCGCAGCCATCGTCACGGTCGCCGGGGCCCGCGCGCCGCCCGGGAAGGAG GTGTCGGCGCGGAAGATGGCTGGCGGCGTGGACGGCCCCATCGGGATCCCGTTCCCGGACCACAGCAGCGACATCCTGAGCGGCCTGAACGAGCAGCGGACGCAGGGGCTGCTGTGCGACGTGGTGATCCTGGTGGAGGGCCGCGAGTTCCCCACGCACCGCTCGGTGCTGGCCGCCTGCAGCCAGTACTTCAAGAAGCTGTTCACGTCGGGCGCCGTCGTGGACCAGCAGAACGTGTACGAGATCGACTTCGTGAGCGCCGAGGCGCTGACGGCGCTCATGGACTTCGCCTACACCGCCACGCTCACGGTCAGCACGGCCAACGTGGGCGACATCCTGAGCGCCGCGCGGCTGCTGGAGATCCCGGCCGTGAGCCACGTGTGCGCCGACCTGCTGGAGCGCCAGATCCTGGCGGCCGACGACGCGGGCGACGCGGGCCAGCCCGACG GCGGGCCCACGGACCAGCGCAACCTGCTGCGCGCCAAGGAGTACCTGGAGTTCTTCCGCAGCAACC TGAACAGCCTGCCCCCCGCCGCCTTCCCGTGGTCCGGCTTCG CCCCCGAGGACGACCTGGACGCCACCAAGGACGCCGTGGCCGCCGCCGTGGCCGCCGTGGCCG GGGACTGCAACGGCTTGGACTTCTACGGCCCGGGGCCCCCGGCCGAGCGGCCCCCCGCGGGGGACGG ACGAGGCGACAGCACCCCGGGGCTGTGGCCCGAGCGTGACGAGGACGCCCCCGCCG CGCTCttcccgccgcccgccgccccgcCGGCCACCACGCAGAACGGCCACTACGGCCGCGCGG CCGCCGAGGAGGAGACGGCGGCGCTGTCCGAGG GCCCCGAGCCCGGCGACTCCCCGGGCTTCCTGTCGGGCGCAGCCGAGGGCGAGGACGGCGACACGGCCGACGTGGACGGGCTGGCGGCCAGCACGCTGCTGCAGCAGATGATGTCGTCGGTGGGCCGGGCAGGGGACAGCGACGAGGAGTCGCGCGCCGACGACAAGGGGGTCATGGACTACTACCTGAAGTACTTCAGCGGCGCCCACGAGGGCGACGTGTACCCCGCCTGGTCGCAGAAGGGCGAGAAGAAGATCCGGGCCAAGGCCTTCCAGAAGTGTCCCATCTGCGAGAAGGTGATCCAGGGCGCGGGCAAGCTGCCCCGCCACATCCGCACGCACACGGGCGAGAAGCCCTACGAGTGCAACATCTGCAAGGTCCGGTTCACCAG gcaggACAAGCTGAAGGTCCACATGCGGAAGCACACGGGCGAGAAGCCGTACCTGTGCCAGCAGTGCGGCGCGGCCTTCGCGCACAACTACGACCTGAAGAACCACATGCGGGTGCACACGGGGCTGCGGCCTTACCAGTGCGACAGCTGCTGCAAGACCTTCGTGCGCTCCGACCACCTGCACAGACACCTCAAGAAGGACGGCTGCAACGGGGTCCCCTCGCGCCGCGGCCGCAAGCCCCGCGTGCGGGGCGTGCCCCCCGATGTCCCCGCCGGGGCCGCCGCGCCCCCCGGGCTCCCCGACACCCCGCGCAACGGCCAGGAGAAGCACTTTAAGGacgaggaggaggacgaggacgaGGCCAGCCCCGACGGCCCGGGCCGTCTGAATGTAGCGGGCAGCGTCGGCGTGGGCGGCGGCGACGGCACGGGTGGCCCCACGGTGGCCGCCCCCGAGGGTAACTTTGCAACCTGA
- the Pias4 gene encoding LOW QUALITY PROTEIN: E3 SUMO-protein ligase PIAS4 (The sequence of the model RefSeq protein was modified relative to this genomic sequence to represent the inferred CDS: inserted 2 bases in 2 codons) has product MAAELVEAKNMVMSFRVSDLQMLLGFVGRSKSGLKHELVTRALQLVQFDCXPELFKKIKELYETRYAKKSAEPSPQAPPRPLDTLALHSMPRTPLSGPTVDYPVLYGKYLNGLGRLPTKALKPEVRLVKLPFFNMLDELLKPTELVPQSAEKLQESPCIFALTPRQVEMIRNSRELQPGVKAVQVVLRICYSDTSCPQEDQYPPNIAVKVNHSYCSVPGYYPSNKPGVEPKRPCRPINLTHLMYLSSATNRITVTWGNYGKSYSVALYLVRQLTSSDLLQRLKTIGVKHPELCKALVKEKLRLDPDSEIATTGVRVSLICPLVKMRLTVPCRAETCAHLQCFDAVFYLQMNEKKPTWMCPVCDKPAAYDQLIIDGLLSKILSECEDADEIEFLAEGSWRPIRAEKEPSCSPQGPILVLGTSDANGCRRPPAPRRRGRRGQRAGRRRRRGGGGGRPENGKPGADVVDLTLDSSSSSEDDDEDEDEDEDDDXGPRPKRRCPFQKGLVPAC; this is encoded by the exons AACATGGTGATGAGCTTCCGAGTGTCGGACCTGCAGATGCTGCTGGGTTTCGTGGGCCGCAGCAAGAGCGGGCTGAAGCACGAGCTGGTGACCAGGGCCTTGCAGCTGGTGCAGTTCGACT AGCCCGAGCTCTTCAAGAAGATCAAAGAGCTGTACGAGACACGGTACGCCAAGAAGAGCGCGGAGCCCAGCCCTCAGGCGCCGCCGCGGCCCCTGGACACGCTGGCCCTGCACTCCATGCCCAGGACTCCCCTGTCGGGACCCACCGTGGACTACCCTGTGCTGTACGGGAAGTACTTGAACGGACTCGGACGCCTGCCCACCAAGGCCCTTAAGCCAGAGGTGCGTCTGGTGAAGCTGCCCTTCTTCAACATGCTGGACGAGTTGCTGAAGCCCACCGAGCTGG TCCCACAGAGTGCGGAGAAGCTGCAGGAGAGTCCGTGCATCTTCGCGCTGACGCCCAGGCAGGTGGAGATGATCCGCAACTCCAG agaGCTGCAGCCGGGAGTGAAAGCCGTGCAGGTGGTGCTGAG GATCTGTTACTCCGACACCAGCTGTCCCCAGGAAGACCAGTACCCACCCAACATCGCTGTGAAGGTTAACCACAGCTACTGCTCGGTGCCG GGCTACTACCCCTCCAACAAGCCCGGCGTGGAGCCCAAGAGACCCTGCCGCCCCATCAACCTCACCCACCTCATGTATCTGTCCTCGGCCACCAACCGCATCACTGTCACCTGGGGGAACTACGGCAAG AGCTACTCGGTGGCCTTGTACCTGGTGCGGCAGCTGACCTCCTCAGACCTGCTGCAGAGGTTGAAGACCATCGGTGTGAAGCATCCGGAGCTCTGCAAGGCGCTGG TCAAGGAGAAGCTTCGCCTGGACCCCGACAGTGAGATCGCCACTACTGGAGTGCGAGTGTCCCTCATCTGCCCA CTGGTGAAGATGCGGCTGACCGTGCCGTGCCGAGCGGAGACCTGCGCACACCTGCAATGCTTCGACGCCGTCTTCTACCTGCAGATGAACGAGAAGAAGCCCACGTGGATGTGCCCCGTGTGCGACAAGCCCGCGGCCTATGACCAGCTCATCATAGACGG GCTGCTGTCGAAGATTCTGAGTGAGTGTGAGGACGCGGATGAGATCGAGTTCCTGGCCGAAGGCTCCTGGCGCCCGATCCGCGCGGAGAAGGAGCCGAGCTGCAGCCCGCAGGGCCCCATCCTGGTGCTCG GCACCTCGGACGCCAACGGCTGCCGCCGGCCTCCAGCACCCCGGCGTCGGGGGCGGCGTGGGCAGCGCGCTGGCCGGCGCaggcggcggggcgggggcggcgggcgCCCCGAGAACGGGAAACCCGGCGCCGACGTGGTGGACCTCACACTGGACAGCTCGTCTTCCTCGGAGGACGACGACGAGGACGAGGATGAGGACGAGGACGACG GAGGGCCCCGGCCGAAGCGCCGCTGCCCGTTCCAGAAGGGCCTGGTGCCCGCCTGCTGA